A stretch of the Aminipila terrae genome encodes the following:
- a CDS encoding arsenate reductase family protein: MNIQIFGTTKCFETKKAQRYFKERGIKCQFIDMKEKGMSKGEFNSVKQAVGGLEQMLNENCKDKDALALIKYIADEYKEEKVLENQHVMLTPIIRNGKQATVGFRPEVWKEWK; this comes from the coding sequence ATGAATATACAAATATTTGGAACTACAAAGTGTTTTGAAACGAAGAAGGCACAAAGATATTTTAAAGAACGTGGTATAAAATGCCAGTTTATAGATATGAAAGAAAAGGGAATGAGCAAAGGAGAATTTAATAGTGTTAAACAAGCAGTTGGGGGGCTTGAACAGATGTTAAATGAAAACTGTAAAGACAAAGATGCTTTAGCCCTAATAAAATATATAGCCGATGAATATAAAGAAGAAAAGGTGCTAGAAAATCAGCATGTAATGTTGACACCTATTATAAGAAATGGAAAACAGGCCACGGTTGGATTCAGGCCGGAAGTATGGAAAGAATGGAAATAA
- a CDS encoding lactate utilization protein, translated as MDKNVSWFVDKQVEKTINALQKNNMKGIFVKDEEELIQVVRGLIEENSVVGTGDSMTLLETGVLDFLRNGPYAFLDKYREGITSEEKKSIYIQNFSADTFICSTNALTEDGELYNIDGNGSRVAPMIYGPKQVIIVAGINKLVRNKEEAEKRVRNYAAPIDAKRLNKDTPCTKTGRCADCHSPDRICNDFVTITGQFVKDRIKVIIVAKALGY; from the coding sequence ATGGATAAAAACGTTTCTTGGTTTGTTGATAAACAAGTTGAAAAAACTATCAATGCATTACAAAAAAATAATATGAAAGGTATTTTTGTAAAGGATGAGGAAGAGTTAATCCAAGTGGTCAGAGGGCTTATTGAGGAAAATTCTGTTGTAGGAACGGGTGATTCCATGACACTTTTGGAAACTGGCGTACTGGACTTTTTACGTAATGGACCCTATGCTTTTTTAGATAAGTATCGGGAAGGCATTACCAGTGAAGAAAAAAAGAGCATCTATATACAGAATTTTTCTGCTGACACATTTATTTGCAGCACAAATGCTTTGACAGAGGATGGAGAATTATACAATATTGATGGAAATGGAAGCAGAGTTGCTCCAATGATATATGGACCAAAACAAGTTATCATAGTTGCTGGTATAAATAAGTTAGTTCGAAATAAAGAAGAGGCTGAAAAAAGAGTGAGAAATTATGCCGCTCCCATTGATGCCAAGAGGCTGAATAAAGATACCCCATGTACGAAAACAGGGCGTTGTGCAGACTGTCATAGCCCAGATAGAATATGCAATGATTTTGTCACCATAACCGGGCAATTTGTAAAAGACAGGATAAAGGTTATTATCGTGGCGAAGGCTTTAGGATATTAA
- the uvsE gene encoding UV DNA damage repair endonuclease UvsE, with translation MRIGYACQAVGIYETNFKSCTRKNATEENLLSVINHNLNALENIIDYNRKNKIHLFRITSDLIPFGSSPVNQLKWWEIFQERFGRIGQLVRENDIRISMHPGQYTVLNSTDDTVVERAVADLEYHAKLLESIDPDQKNKIILHIGGAYGDKKKAMECFVTNYQKLEEAVKKHLVIENDDKIYNIEEVMETSLKTGAPVVFDVLHHQVNPDKEKNSANSWIKQCGYTWKSEDGVQKIHYSEQNPVKQPGSHSETITAESFMTFINELGSLQPDIMLEVKDKNLSAVKCINLMEERPNILMLEKEWSRYKYLVLEKSQNDYKYIRQLLKEKEKYPVMEFYKTLDHARFLEESKGDALNAVNHVWGYFKKQASEKEKDYYQKLIQEYGSDKKQLNSVKNIYGN, from the coding sequence ATGAGAATAGGATATGCATGCCAGGCAGTAGGCATATATGAAACAAACTTTAAAAGTTGTACCAGGAAAAATGCCACAGAAGAAAATTTGCTTTCTGTAATCAATCATAATCTGAATGCTCTGGAAAACATAATAGATTACAATCGGAAAAATAAAATTCATCTTTTCAGGATTACATCGGACTTAATTCCCTTTGGAAGCTCACCAGTAAATCAATTAAAATGGTGGGAAATATTTCAGGAAAGATTTGGAAGGATAGGACAGTTAGTAAGAGAGAATGATATTCGGATTTCCATGCATCCAGGGCAATATACCGTATTAAATTCAACAGATGATACTGTAGTAGAAAGAGCGGTTGCAGATTTAGAATACCACGCTAAATTGTTAGAATCAATTGATCCAGACCAAAAGAATAAAATCATTCTTCATATAGGAGGAGCATATGGAGACAAGAAAAAGGCCATGGAATGTTTCGTAACAAATTATCAGAAGCTTGAAGAAGCAGTGAAAAAACATTTAGTAATTGAAAATGATGATAAAATTTATAATATTGAAGAGGTAATGGAAACTTCATTAAAAACTGGAGCACCAGTGGTGTTCGATGTACTCCACCATCAGGTTAATCCGGATAAAGAAAAAAACTCAGCAAACTCATGGATTAAGCAGTGTGGTTATACTTGGAAATCGGAAGATGGAGTACAAAAAATTCATTATTCAGAACAAAATCCTGTAAAACAGCCAGGATCCCACTCTGAAACCATTACAGCAGAAAGTTTTATGACATTTATAAATGAACTGGGTTCATTGCAACCAGATATTATGCTGGAAGTAAAGGATAAAAATTTGTCTGCAGTAAAATGTATAAACTTAATGGAGGAAAGACCAAATATCCTAATGTTGGAAAAAGAATGGAGCCGATATAAGTATCTGGTTTTGGAAAAATCACAGAATGACTATAAGTATATAAGGCAGCTATTAAAAGAGAAAGAAAAATATCCGGTGATGGAATTTTATAAAACACTTGACCATGCAAGATTTCTCGAGGAATCAAAAGGGGATGCTTTAAATGCGGTGAATCATGTCTGGGGATATTTTAAAAAACAGGCTAGTGAAAAAGAAAAGGATTATTATCAGAAACTCATTCAGGAATATGGTTCCGATAAAAAACAGCTTAATTCTGTAAAAAATATTTATGGAAATTAA